One region of Bacterioplanoides sp. SCSIO 12839 genomic DNA includes:
- a CDS encoding urea amidolyase associated protein UAAP2 produces MLDSTLNKNELVTSELIPENAIQRDTVDAGDYYIGMVKAGQTFRILDLEGNQAADTLFYNANDPQERYSATDTIREQGNVYLTTGSQLRSDRNNVMLEIVADTCGRHDTLGGACATESNTVRYDLEKRCMHACRDSWMLAIAEHPEYGLSKRDISHNINFFMNVPVTAAGGLTFEDGISGAGKYVELKAEMDVIVLISNCPQLNNPCNGYNPTPVEVLVWNE; encoded by the coding sequence ATGTTAGACAGTACGCTGAATAAAAACGAGCTAGTCACCTCTGAATTAATTCCGGAAAATGCCATTCAACGCGATACCGTTGATGCCGGTGATTATTATATTGGAATGGTAAAAGCCGGCCAGACATTCCGTATTCTGGATCTGGAAGGTAACCAGGCCGCCGATACCTTATTTTATAATGCCAACGATCCGCAGGAACGTTACAGCGCGACCGATACCATTCGTGAACAGGGTAACGTGTATTTAACCACCGGCTCACAATTACGTTCTGATCGTAATAATGTGATGCTGGAAATTGTCGCCGACACTTGTGGCCGTCATGATACCTTAGGCGGTGCTTGTGCCACCGAAAGTAATACCGTGCGTTATGATCTGGAAAAGCGCTGTATGCACGCCTGCCGTGACAGCTGGATGTTAGCCATTGCTGAACACCCGGAATACGGCTTAAGTAAACGCGACATCAGCCACAATATTAATTTCTTTATGAACGTGCCGGTAACAGCCGCTGGTGGTTTAACCTTTGAAGATGGTATTTCCGGCGCGGGTAAATACGTCGAGTTAAAGGCGGAGATGGACGTGATTGTTTTAATCTCAAATTGCCCACAGCTGAATAACCCTTGTAACGGTTATAACCCAACACCGGTTGAAGTTCTGGTTTGGAATGAATAA
- a CDS encoding urea amidolyase associated protein UAAP1 has translation MSELIKSIDYTTVIPGGSHWSLRVRRGTVLRLTDMEGSANMGMLFYNPENLLERYNAPDSLKCQHTFKLTKGNCLYSDMGRIFASVIGDDLGWHETVCGNSHASHIEQQWGKRDYQSDRNDWYQNGNDAFLVELAKYGLTSADMAANINWFSKVAVDDGGNMSLAAEHSQAGNQVTLRFEMDTLVVLHTCPHPLNKAEQYPRLPVQVELGVAQPIADDDFCKNFRPENQRGFDNNRLYHIAAGF, from the coding sequence ATGTCTGAATTAATTAAATCCATCGACTATACAACGGTTATTCCGGGTGGTAGCCATTGGTCGTTGCGGGTACGTCGTGGCACGGTATTACGCCTGACGGATATGGAAGGCAGCGCCAATATGGGCATGTTGTTCTACAACCCGGAGAACCTGCTGGAGCGTTATAACGCCCCTGATTCGTTAAAGTGTCAGCACACCTTTAAATTAACTAAAGGCAACTGCCTGTACTCCGATATGGGGCGTATTTTTGCCTCGGTTATTGGTGATGATCTGGGCTGGCATGAAACCGTGTGTGGTAACAGCCACGCCAGTCATATCGAACAGCAGTGGGGCAAGCGTGATTATCAAAGCGACCGTAATGACTGGTACCAGAATGGCAACGATGCGTTTTTAGTCGAATTAGCCAAGTACGGTTTAACCAGCGCTGATATGGCAGCCAATATCAACTGGTTCAGCAAAGTGGCGGTGGATGATGGAGGCAATATGAGCTTGGCTGCTGAGCATTCTCAGGCTGGTAATCAGGTTACTTTGCGCTTTGAAATGGACACGCTGGTGGTGTTGCACACCTGCCCACACCCATTGAATAAAGCCGAGCAATATCCACGTTTACCGGTTCAGGTTGAACTCGGTGTTGCACAGCCGATTGCGGATGATGATTTTTGCAAAAACTTCCGTCCGGAAAATCAGCGCGGTTTTGATAATAACCGTTTATATCATATTGCCGCTGGCTTCTAA
- a CDS encoding ABC transporter ATP-binding protein: MSEAHKSGINMIEVQNVWKTYGDNVVLERLNLTVKEGEFVTLVGASGCGKSTFLNMLLGTVTPSQGNILLDGKPISDEPDDERGIVFQQYSVFPHMTVLDNVMAAKGFKQPGITGWLLGEKRKQAKKDAEEILEQVGLSHALNKYPHELSGGMKQRLAIAQALLGKPRILLLDEPFGALDPGIRADMHELVLKLWKEYQLTVFMVTHDLSEGFYLGTRLWVFDKHRLDPQAPGRYGAGVTYDLAVGNTAEKEFNAINKDVKETALAVNA, encoded by the coding sequence ATGAGTGAAGCCCATAAGAGTGGAATCAATATGATTGAAGTGCAAAACGTCTGGAAAACCTACGGCGATAACGTTGTGTTAGAACGCCTGAACCTGACAGTAAAAGAAGGCGAATTTGTGACCTTAGTAGGTGCTTCGGGCTGTGGTAAAAGTACCTTTCTGAATATGTTGTTGGGCACAGTCACGCCAAGTCAGGGCAATATTTTATTGGATGGAAAACCCATCAGTGATGAGCCGGACGATGAGCGTGGCATCGTTTTTCAACAATATTCGGTTTTTCCACACATGACGGTACTCGACAATGTGATGGCGGCCAAAGGTTTTAAACAACCCGGTATCACAGGTTGGTTATTGGGTGAAAAACGTAAGCAGGCAAAAAAAGACGCCGAGGAAATTTTAGAACAAGTGGGCCTAAGCCATGCACTGAATAAGTACCCACATGAATTATCCGGTGGCATGAAACAGCGATTAGCCATTGCTCAGGCGCTATTGGGTAAACCAAGAATCTTATTATTGGATGAACCTTTTGGTGCTCTGGACCCGGGCATTCGTGCCGATATGCACGAACTGGTGCTTAAACTCTGGAAAGAATACCAGCTCACGGTTTTTATGGTGACTCATGACCTGAGTGAAGGTTTTTATCTGGGAACCCGGTTGTGGGTATTTGATAAACACCGGTTAGACCCTCAAGCTCCCGGACGTTATGGCGCTGGGGTCACTTACGACTTAGCGGTTGGTAACACCGCCGAAAAAGAATTTAACGCCATTAATAAAGATGTCAAAGAAACAGCCTTGGCTGTCAATGCATAA
- a CDS encoding ABC transporter permease — MKKLINQAPGRSLGLFLGFAPFIALLILYLMGSDARLELNPNDKLLPAFGQIGDAIERMAFEPSRRTGEYLFWNDTAASLYRLGLGVLIAAVIGLMLGVVTGALPLFASWLSPLLTVVSLVPPLAILPILFIVFGLGELSKVALIAIGITPFIARDIQRRTQEIPTEQLVKAQTLGANTSQILVRVILPQIMPKLIDAVRLSLGAGWLFLIAAEAVASTEGLGYRIFLVRRYMAMDVILPYVAWITFLAFVIDYGLRKLNQRLFPWAEGKS; from the coding sequence ATGAAAAAATTAATTAATCAAGCGCCGGGCCGTTCGTTAGGGTTATTCCTGGGGTTCGCTCCGTTTATTGCCCTGCTGATTCTGTATCTGATGGGTTCAGATGCCCGGCTTGAACTTAATCCAAACGATAAATTATTACCGGCTTTTGGTCAGATTGGTGATGCCATTGAGCGTATGGCGTTTGAGCCCAGCCGCCGCACGGGTGAATATTTATTCTGGAATGATACCGCCGCCAGTCTGTATCGCCTTGGTTTGGGTGTCTTAATCGCAGCAGTTATTGGACTCATGTTAGGTGTGGTAACCGGCGCATTGCCTTTGTTTGCTTCCTGGCTTTCGCCGTTATTAACGGTAGTGTCTCTGGTACCACCATTAGCGATTTTACCGATTTTATTTATTGTCTTTGGCCTTGGCGAATTATCAAAAGTTGCACTGATTGCGATTGGTATTACCCCGTTTATTGCGCGTGATATTCAACGCCGAACTCAGGAAATTCCAACCGAACAGTTGGTGAAAGCACAAACACTGGGGGCTAACACCTCTCAGATTTTGGTGCGCGTTATTTTGCCGCAAATTATGCCCAAACTGATTGATGCAGTGCGTTTGTCGTTGGGGGCTGGCTGGTTATTTTTAATTGCCGCTGAAGCCGTTGCTTCGACTGAAGGATTGGGCTATCGCATTTTCCTGGTACGACGTTATATGGCGATGGATGTGATTTTACCCTATGTCGCCTGGATTACTTTTCTTGCGTTTGTGATTGATTACGGATTGAGAAAACTGAATCAGCGTTTATTCCCATGGGCGGAGGGAAAATCATGA
- a CDS encoding putative urea ABC transporter substrate-binding protein — MKRLATAALTLSLASFSSLASAADSYKVCWSIYVGWMPWAYGAEEGIVEKWGKKYGLDIDVVQINDYIESINQYTAGEFDACTMTNMDALTIPAAGGVDSTALVVGDFSNGNDGVVLKGADSLKDIKGQKVNLVELSVSHYLLARGLDSVGLSEKDISVVNTSDADMVAVYGTDDVTAVSTWNPLLSEIENMPNSTKVFDSSKIPGEIIDLLVVNTDTLKKEPKLGKALVGAWYEIMATMSGTDKAAEKAKTFMAEASGTDLAGYEAQLASTEMFYTPSTALELTNSKQLVTTMKNVAEFSFEHGLLGEGAPDAGFIGIEMPAGVYGDKGNIQFRFDPTYMQMAADGKL; from the coding sequence ATGAAACGTCTCGCTACTGCCGCTTTAACACTCTCGCTTGCTTCTTTTTCTTCCCTTGCCAGTGCTGCCGACAGCTACAAAGTGTGCTGGTCGATTTACGTTGGCTGGATGCCCTGGGCCTATGGCGCTGAAGAAGGCATCGTTGAAAAATGGGGAAAAAAATATGGCCTCGACATCGATGTTGTACAAATCAACGACTATATCGAATCCATTAACCAATACACGGCGGGCGAATTTGATGCTTGCACCATGACCAATATGGATGCGTTAACCATTCCGGCAGCGGGTGGTGTTGACAGCACCGCGTTGGTGGTTGGCGACTTCTCCAATGGTAACGATGGTGTGGTATTAAAAGGTGCTGACTCGTTAAAAGACATCAAAGGTCAGAAGGTGAATCTGGTTGAGTTGAGTGTTTCCCACTACTTATTAGCGCGCGGCTTAGACAGCGTTGGCCTGAGTGAAAAAGACATCTCTGTGGTGAACACCTCCGATGCCGATATGGTAGCCGTTTATGGTACCGATGACGTTACCGCGGTATCGACCTGGAATCCGCTGTTAAGTGAAATTGAAAACATGCCAAACAGCACTAAGGTATTTGATTCGTCAAAAATCCCGGGTGAAATCATCGACTTATTGGTTGTGAATACCGATACCCTGAAAAAAGAACCTAAATTAGGTAAAGCGTTGGTTGGTGCCTGGTATGAAATTATGGCCACCATGAGCGGCACCGATAAGGCGGCTGAAAAAGCCAAAACCTTTATGGCAGAAGCTTCAGGTACTGACTTAGCAGGTTATGAAGCTCAACTGGCCAGCACCGAAATGTTTTATACCCCATCCACTGCACTGGAATTAACCAACAGCAAACAGTTAGTTACCACCATGAAAAACGTGGCGGAATTTTCCTTTGAACATGGCCTGTTAGGAGAAGGTGCACCAGACGCTGGCTTTATTGGTATTGAAATGCCAGCCGGTGTTTACGGCGATAAAGGCAATATTCAGTTCCGTTTTGATCCAACCTATATGCAGATGGCTGCTGACGGCAAGCTGTAA
- a CDS encoding helix-turn-helix domain-containing protein, translating into MPSAVFATQGLESEEAYWHWQQNMAPLFDAQLTADERQSFSAGATVYLADHCVISQSHFSEQTFERDRYWSEQYDPDHIVVQLYLKGGFSGFSAGKGIAVNPGDIAVLDLRYPLKTRDLTSDVLCIVIPRSVYQSYGGKRAELTSMVIPAQHSLAQLIAEQIQLLWRKLPNMPAALANRVVDSNLELLLDYLTMAQRQISGCYQGKQQQKKQRVLALIEANLSSDNLSVKSLAHESNLSRSAIYRLFEEEGGLVSYIQRRRLEKCYRLLEKGYSGKITDIATDWGFNDHSHFSSRFKQMFSVTPTELRRQASVLFGNHFNGLNVSRHKSEIQNWLLSL; encoded by the coding sequence TTGCCTTCTGCTGTGTTTGCAACACAAGGGCTTGAGAGTGAAGAGGCCTACTGGCATTGGCAACAGAATATGGCTCCATTATTTGATGCTCAGCTAACCGCTGACGAGCGTCAGTCTTTTTCTGCCGGTGCAACCGTCTATCTGGCGGATCATTGTGTTATTTCTCAAAGCCACTTTTCTGAGCAGACATTTGAGCGTGACCGGTACTGGAGTGAACAATACGACCCGGATCATATTGTGGTGCAGCTGTACCTTAAAGGAGGGTTCAGTGGCTTTAGTGCTGGTAAAGGTATTGCGGTAAACCCGGGTGACATTGCGGTGCTGGATCTGCGTTATCCGCTGAAGACCCGTGATTTGACATCCGATGTGTTGTGCATAGTGATACCTCGTTCGGTCTATCAGTCTTATGGCGGTAAACGCGCTGAGTTAACCTCCATGGTAATCCCAGCTCAACACTCGCTGGCGCAGTTAATTGCTGAGCAGATTCAGCTGTTATGGCGGAAACTTCCGAATATGCCTGCAGCTTTAGCGAACCGGGTGGTGGACAGTAACCTGGAGTTGTTACTGGATTACCTGACGATGGCACAACGTCAGATAAGTGGTTGCTATCAGGGCAAACAACAGCAGAAAAAGCAGCGGGTTCTGGCATTAATTGAGGCCAATCTGAGCAGTGATAACCTGAGCGTAAAATCTCTGGCGCATGAATCCAACCTGTCGCGCTCGGCCATTTACCGTTTATTCGAAGAAGAAGGTGGGTTGGTGAGTTATATTCAGCGTCGCCGACTGGAAAAATGTTACCGTCTATTAGAAAAAGGCTACAGCGGCAAAATTACCGATATTGCCACGGACTGGGGATTTAACGATCACAGTCACTTTTCCTCACGTTTCAAACAAATGTTTTCAGTCACCCCTACTGAATTGCGTCGTCAGGCGAGCGTGTTATTTGGCAATCACTTTAACGGCTTAAATGTCAGCCGGCATAAATCAGAAATTCAGAACTGGTTGTTGTCACTTTAA
- a CDS encoding type II secretion system protein: MQRPAPGFTLIELISVIVLLGILAATALSLFADVDSDADDAVFMAHVGAMRSAVQIYHATWRASAEPSTAFANYQSIPSVSGYPAGLSNLNTAFEGDCTLIWSDLLQVSDPVLPFISGNNGWQGALAESEWARNAGRIALLGESADIFCHFVYTGAFFRGNVSGLAGDRVPVIQYNIQTGETAALSWPYNP; this comes from the coding sequence GTGCAGCGTCCGGCGCCAGGTTTTACATTAATCGAGTTAATATCCGTTATCGTGCTGTTGGGGATACTGGCGGCGACGGCTTTGTCGTTGTTTGCCGATGTCGACTCCGACGCCGATGATGCTGTGTTTATGGCTCATGTGGGGGCCATGCGCAGTGCGGTTCAGATATATCATGCAACCTGGCGGGCAAGTGCTGAACCCTCCACGGCGTTTGCTAACTACCAGAGTATTCCTTCTGTATCAGGTTACCCGGCTGGGTTGTCCAACTTGAACACGGCTTTTGAAGGTGACTGTACGCTTATTTGGAGTGATCTGTTGCAAGTGTCTGACCCTGTCTTACCGTTTATCTCAGGTAATAATGGCTGGCAGGGGGCATTAGCGGAAAGCGAGTGGGCCAGAAATGCAGGTCGTATTGCTCTATTGGGAGAAAGTGCTGATATCTTTTGTCACTTTGTTTATACCGGCGCCTTTTTTCGGGGCAATGTGTCCGGGTTGGCGGGCGATCGTGTACCGGTGATTCAATACAATATTCAGACTGGTGAAACAGCGGCTCTGAGCTGGCCTTATAACCCTTAA
- a CDS encoding NAD(P)/FAD-dependent oxidoreductase has translation MLNTSAQEEQIQEQVDAIRKGKRNPSVIVIGAGMTGILMVIKLREAGITNVTILEKTANIGGTWRENTYPGVACDVPAHMYTYSFEPNPGWSHFFAEGAEIQQYFEHVANKYGVMNSVRFNEAVTDARFKNGKWWVKTSKGAALEADFLVAATGILHHPAYPDIEGLDSFKGEMFHTARWNHDVEIGPNTKVGVIGTGSTAAQFIPELVKTGAQVNVFQRTPQWLLPLPNFEISEKAKKRLKNSPFLTALARKTSIAFLEHFFTKAVTGHKVQRWLLETACKLNLRISIKDKTLRDKLTPNYRVGCKRVVINKTFYNGIQQPNAHLITEGIKRITEKGIVTKDANGNEQEHELDVLVLSTGFNPFNFMRPMNMIGREELHIDDAWSERIKAYRSLMLPNYPNFFLMLGPNTPIGNFSVIAMSEVQTDWVIKLMDRWRQGEYDEVEAPWESVNQFNAYVKEGLQGTAWVGGCQSWYLDADGDPILWPYTWQRWVDEMAEPKMQDLMTRQNETISQPTAAAEVV, from the coding sequence ATGTTGAACACCAGCGCACAGGAAGAACAGATTCAGGAACAGGTTGATGCTATCCGGAAGGGGAAGCGAAACCCTTCGGTAATTGTGATTGGTGCCGGTATGACGGGCATTCTGATGGTGATCAAGCTGCGGGAAGCTGGCATTACGAACGTTACCATTTTGGAAAAAACCGCCAATATCGGTGGTACCTGGCGCGAGAATACTTATCCCGGTGTTGCCTGCGATGTACCGGCTCACATGTACACCTACTCGTTTGAGCCCAACCCGGGTTGGTCACACTTTTTTGCTGAAGGTGCTGAAATTCAGCAATATTTTGAGCACGTTGCCAATAAATACGGTGTGATGAACAGCGTACGGTTTAATGAAGCGGTGACCGATGCTCGCTTCAAAAACGGTAAATGGTGGGTGAAAACCAGTAAAGGTGCTGCACTGGAAGCGGACTTTTTAGTGGCTGCCACCGGTATTTTGCATCACCCGGCGTATCCGGATATTGAAGGGCTGGATTCATTTAAAGGTGAGATGTTTCATACTGCCCGTTGGAATCATGATGTTGAAATTGGCCCGAATACCAAGGTTGGTGTCATTGGTACGGGTTCAACGGCGGCGCAGTTCATTCCTGAGCTGGTGAAAACCGGTGCACAAGTGAACGTCTTTCAGCGAACCCCACAGTGGTTATTGCCATTACCGAATTTTGAAATATCCGAAAAAGCAAAAAAACGGTTAAAAAATTCTCCCTTCCTGACCGCTCTGGCACGCAAAACCAGTATTGCATTTTTAGAGCATTTTTTTACTAAAGCAGTTACTGGTCATAAGGTTCAGCGCTGGTTATTAGAGACGGCTTGCAAACTGAACCTGCGCATCAGCATTAAAGATAAAACATTACGTGACAAGCTGACGCCAAACTATCGGGTAGGCTGTAAGCGGGTGGTCATCAACAAAACCTTTTACAACGGTATCCAACAGCCGAATGCACACTTAATTACCGAAGGTATTAAACGTATCACGGAAAAAGGCATTGTTACCAAAGACGCTAATGGTAACGAACAGGAGCATGAACTGGATGTATTAGTGTTATCCACTGGTTTTAATCCATTTAATTTTATGCGCCCCATGAACATGATCGGCCGTGAAGAGCTGCACATTGACGATGCCTGGTCAGAGCGTATTAAAGCCTATCGTTCGTTAATGCTGCCGAATTATCCGAATTTTTTCCTGATGTTGGGACCCAATACGCCGATTGGTAATTTTTCGGTGATTGCCATGAGTGAAGTACAAACGGATTGGGTGATTAAGTTGATGGATCGCTGGCGCCAGGGTGAATACGATGAAGTAGAAGCGCCCTGGGAATCGGTCAATCAGTTTAATGCTTATGTGAAAGAAGGTTTACAAGGTACCGCCTGGGTTGGAGGTTGCCAAAGCTGGTACCTGGATGCTGACGGTGATCCGATTTTATGGCCTTACACCTGGCAACGTTGGGTTGATGAAATGGCCGAGCCAAAAATGCAGGATCTGATGACCCGACAGAATGAAACCATTAGTCAGCCAACGGCTGCGGCAGAAGTGGTGTAA
- a CDS encoding AraC family transcriptional regulator, which translates to MSQRSITSVQIICDYASGLGLAPQDLIANSAIRSEQLQQDCQIDEQQELQVINNLLSHTGSPYETGMELGMRYQLTSYGIFGYALLSSSTLRQAITFGQQYLALTYIFSELLLIEEAESQQALIEIRCPLAGDTGKLLASRDMWAVLVIMRELLPELEQGKHNIVVELDMPEPDGFAGSLQAKLLQQAGVNWHFNAGRFAFAGLSTLLDEPLPKANAMTAQLCEQQCRELLNQKQTVQSSVEQLSSTDQSSSVKQSASSRPPSVCEQVRNQILTLGLTSSMEQVASSMARTSRTLHRQLHNEGSSWRQVRDDVRLGLAEAFLKQALSIEVTAERLGYSNSANFSHAFKRWKGVTPSVYRKDSLNE; encoded by the coding sequence ATGAGCCAACGATCCATTACCAGCGTGCAGATCATCTGTGATTACGCCAGCGGCCTTGGCCTTGCCCCGCAGGATTTAATCGCCAACAGCGCTATCCGCTCGGAGCAACTACAGCAAGACTGTCAGATTGATGAACAGCAGGAATTGCAGGTCATCAACAACTTACTAAGCCATACCGGGTCACCGTACGAGACCGGAATGGAGCTGGGCATGCGTTATCAGCTGACCAGTTATGGCATTTTTGGTTATGCCTTGCTGTCGAGCAGCACACTGCGTCAGGCCATTACATTTGGCCAACAGTACCTGGCACTGACTTATATTTTTTCTGAGCTGCTGTTAATTGAAGAAGCTGAATCGCAACAAGCTCTGATTGAAATACGTTGTCCGCTGGCCGGGGATACCGGCAAGTTATTAGCCAGTCGTGATATGTGGGCTGTGTTAGTGATCATGCGTGAATTATTGCCCGAGCTGGAACAAGGCAAACATAACATCGTGGTGGAACTGGATATGCCGGAGCCGGATGGCTTTGCTGGCTCGTTACAGGCAAAACTGCTGCAACAAGCCGGTGTTAACTGGCACTTTAACGCGGGCCGTTTTGCGTTTGCCGGGCTGTCGACCTTATTGGATGAACCCTTACCCAAAGCCAATGCCATGACTGCTCAGCTGTGTGAGCAACAATGCCGTGAGCTGCTGAATCAAAAACAAACAGTGCAGTCATCGGTTGAGCAATTATCCTCTACCGATCAATCATCTTCCGTTAAACAGTCAGCGTCTTCCCGGCCACCATCGGTTTGCGAACAGGTACGGAATCAGATTCTGACCTTGGGCCTGACCAGCAGTATGGAGCAGGTCGCATCATCCATGGCGCGTACGTCCCGTACACTACACCGCCAGCTTCACAATGAAGGCAGCAGCTGGAGGCAGGTCCGGGACGATGTTCGTTTGGGCTTAGCGGAAGCATTCCTGAAACAAGCGCTCTCTATTGAGGTCACCGCTGAACGTCTGGGATACAGTAACAGCGCTAATTTCAGCCATGCTTTTAAACGCTGGAAAGGAGTCACGCCCAGCGTTTATCGCAAAGACTCACTGAATGAATAA
- a CDS encoding NAD(P)/FAD-dependent oxidoreductase, whose product MSTHAVIIIGSGFGGQCAAIRLKEQGIDDFILLERREFMGGTWCQNSYPGAAVDVQSPLYSIESEPYDWSQMFAEQDELERYTNHVIDKHRLRDRTRTHSNVEKIQWLEAESLWQIDVRHIQSGEPQTLKARFVINASGPLSTPVIPDFPGRDSFKGESFHTNNWNHDFDLRGKKVAIIGSGASAAQIIPAIAPDVGELHIFQRSPHWVMPRHDYQFKGWQRKLLRHKKVYRALREAIYWTLETRIIGFKYSEFMRDLMATRLAKKHIRQQIKDPELRKKVTPDWSIGCKRIILSNALYPAYCRDNVTLHSQDDSIDTITEVGINTTQGEQLELDLIIYSTGYDATDGVISYPVVGKGGTTLASAWEDFPRAYLGTSAPGFPNLFIVTGPNTGIGHTSAIFVIEAQMNYIMSAIKSVIRQAKQSVEVREDAEDRYTRHIHEEMNKTVWQNGGCNSWYKSKSGKVIAMFPGFSFTFRRWTKNFRSKDHIFS is encoded by the coding sequence ATGTCGACCCACGCAGTCATCATTATTGGTAGTGGTTTTGGTGGTCAATGTGCCGCCATACGTTTAAAAGAGCAGGGTATCGATGACTTTATTTTGCTTGAGCGTCGGGAGTTTATGGGGGGAACCTGGTGCCAGAACAGCTATCCGGGAGCCGCGGTGGATGTTCAGTCGCCCTTATATTCGATTGAATCAGAGCCTTATGACTGGTCTCAGATGTTTGCAGAGCAGGATGAACTTGAACGTTACACCAATCATGTTATTGATAAACATCGTTTGCGTGATCGAACTCGTACTCACTCGAACGTTGAAAAGATTCAATGGCTGGAAGCTGAGAGCTTATGGCAGATCGATGTCCGGCATATCCAAAGCGGTGAGCCGCAAACGTTAAAAGCCCGGTTTGTGATTAATGCTTCCGGGCCACTGAGTACCCCAGTGATCCCTGATTTTCCAGGTCGAGATTCATTTAAAGGCGAGTCCTTTCATACCAATAACTGGAATCACGATTTTGATTTGCGCGGAAAAAAAGTGGCGATCATTGGCAGTGGTGCCAGTGCTGCACAGATTATTCCGGCAATTGCGCCCGATGTAGGTGAATTACACATTTTCCAGCGTAGCCCTCATTGGGTGATGCCGCGTCATGATTATCAGTTTAAAGGCTGGCAGCGAAAATTATTGCGTCATAAAAAAGTCTATCGGGCATTACGGGAAGCAATTTATTGGACGCTTGAGACCCGTATTATCGGATTTAAATATTCTGAATTTATGCGTGATTTAATGGCGACCCGCCTTGCTAAAAAGCATATTCGTCAGCAAATTAAAGACCCTGAATTGCGTAAAAAAGTCACACCTGACTGGAGCATTGGCTGTAAACGTATCATTCTTTCCAATGCTCTGTATCCGGCTTATTGCCGTGATAACGTTACCTTGCACAGCCAGGACGATAGTATTGATACCATTACCGAGGTCGGCATTAACACCACGCAGGGTGAGCAGTTAGAGTTGGACTTAATTATTTATTCAACCGGCTATGATGCCACCGATGGTGTGATTTCTTATCCCGTGGTTGGTAAAGGCGGCACGACACTGGCTTCAGCCTGGGAAGATTTCCCCAGGGCTTATCTGGGTACCAGTGCGCCGGGCTTCCCGAATTTGTTTATTGTTACTGGGCCCAATACCGGGATTGGCCACACGTCGGCTATTTTTGTGATTGAAGCGCAGATGAACTACATCATGTCTGCCATTAAGTCTGTGATCCGGCAGGCGAAACAGTCAGTTGAGGTGCGTGAGGATGCGGAAGATCGTTACACCCGGCATATTCATGAAGAAATGAACAAAACCGTTTGGCAGAACGGTGGCTGCAACAGCTGGTATAAAAGCAAAAGCGGCAAAGTAATTGCGATGTTTCCGGGGTTCAGTTTTACCTTTCGTCGCTGGACGAAAAACTTCCGCAGTAAGGATCATATTTTTAGTTAA